Proteins encoded in a region of the Acidobacteriota bacterium genome:
- a CDS encoding DUF1287 domain-containing protein, translating to MKVSFLSLFLASACVFTACAEVGDARVPSISTGERSEPEITEIANPKIRKLLASAEEQLEVTTGYTQDYFSIAYPNGDVPAETGACTDVVIRAFRRAGVDLQKEVHEDMRANFREYPQKWGLTGPDTNIDHRRVPNLQAYFRRKGKSLPITTSPAAFKPGDVVSWDLDERGTTHIGLVSNRRDPTGKRYLIIHNIGGGARLEDRLFEWTITGHFRYFPAE from the coding sequence ATGAAGGTGTCCTTTCTCAGCTTGTTCCTCGCATCTGCGTGCGTGTTTACGGCCTGCGCCGAGGTCGGCGACGCGCGGGTGCCGAGTATTTCCACGGGCGAACGATCTGAGCCGGAGATCACGGAGATCGCAAACCCAAAGATCCGCAAGCTGCTTGCGAGTGCCGAGGAGCAGCTCGAGGTCACGACCGGATATACGCAGGACTACTTCAGCATCGCCTACCCGAATGGCGACGTGCCGGCCGAGACCGGAGCTTGTACCGATGTTGTGATACGCGCTTTTCGGCGGGCGGGCGTCGACCTGCAAAAAGAGGTGCACGAAGACATGCGGGCAAACTTTCGCGAGTATCCGCAGAAGTGGGGACTCACGGGGCCCGACACCAATATCGACCACCGACGCGTCCCAAACCTGCAGGCCTATTTTCGCCGAAAGGGAAAGTCGCTGCCGATAACGACATCGCCTGCCGCTTTTAAGCCCGGCGATGTTGTCTCGTGGGACCTCGACGAACGCGGCACGACCCATATCGGGCTTGTCTCCAACCGCCGCGACCCTACCGGCAAACGATACCTGATCATCCACAACATCGGCGGCGGTGCCCGGCTCGAAGACCGACTTTTTGAGTGGACGATAACGGGGCATTTCAGATATTTTCCAGCTGAGTAA
- a CDS encoding aminotransferase class IV: MHSKVYANGKIVERGDAPLASSAGLLYGKGVFTTVRIEGGRAFLFEKHLRRLQANARAIGLAPVDDAAIESALQELVAANAVASGRARITLLDASGSSIWGGSGRAATELHIITGDFRPVSGEIRLGVSPFAVNSASPLAGIKSCNYLENLIAAEEARGRGLSEAVRLNERGEVVSGAMSNIFWLREGELFTPLLQTGCLPGTVRELIIENLECREVVAGIGELESAEAIFLTSSGIGIRPVAEFAGRRLAAANHPVLELWPF; the protein is encoded by the coding sequence ATGCACAGCAAAGTTTACGCAAATGGCAAGATCGTGGAGCGGGGCGATGCTCCGCTCGCGAGCAGTGCGGGCTTGCTCTACGGCAAGGGCGTTTTTACGACCGTTCGCATCGAGGGCGGGCGGGCGTTTCTCTTTGAAAAACATCTTCGCCGTTTGCAGGCGAATGCACGTGCGATCGGGCTTGCGCCGGTCGATGACGCGGCGATCGAGTCGGCGCTTCAAGAGTTGGTTGCGGCAAATGCGGTCGCGAGCGGCCGGGCCCGTATTACGCTGCTCGATGCGAGCGGGAGCAGCATCTGGGGCGGGAGCGGCAGGGCCGCAACCGAGCTGCACATCATCACCGGCGATTTTCGGCCCGTGTCCGGCGAGATAAGGCTGGGCGTCTCGCCGTTCGCGGTCAACTCCGCATCGCCGCTTGCCGGCATTAAGTCCTGCAATTATCTCGAAAATCTTATCGCCGCCGAGGAAGCCCGCGGCCGCGGTCTCTCAGAGGCCGTCCGCCTCAACGAACGCGGCGAGGTGGTCTCGGGAGCGATGTCGAACATCTTCTGGCTCCGCGAGGGCGAGCTTTTTACGCCGTTGCTTCAGACGGGCTGCCTTCCCGGGACGGTCCGCGAATTGATCATTGAAAACTTGGAGTGCCGAGAGGTTGTGGCCGGGATCGGCGAGCTCGAATCGGCCGAGGCGATATTTCTCACATCCTCGGGCATCGGCATTCGCCCGGTCGCGGAGTTTGCCGGACGCCGTCTCGCCGCGGCAAACCACCCGGTGCTCGAGCTATGGCCCTTTTAA